The Phycisphaerae bacterium genomic sequence GTTCGTCGGTCAACTGCGCATAGGAGTCGCGCCAGAGGTCGGCGGCGGTCTTGGTTTCGCCGTCCGCCTTGGCAAACCCTTTCAGGGCAAAATCGCGCCGCTGCGTGGCACACTTGTTCAGCGTGTCCAGGCACGCCGCCCCGCGGGCATCCAGCGCGGCCGTGGCCGCCACGCTGCGCAGCCCCGACCAGGCCACGCCGCCGAGCACACCGGCGATGACGATCAACACGCCAAAACCCAGGGCCATCTTCTTCGACAAACTCATGTTCTTGAACATCACGGTATCCTCATGAGGCACAGGCGCAGCCAAACCACATCGCCCGACCGGCACACGCACCGCGCGATGCGCGCTCCGCGTCGAGCGCGTCCGACACTGCTGGTCCAAAGCGGCCGACACTGCGCCGCCCGCCATTACCGGCCCCGCACGCCGACCATCGCCGCAGCCACGGTCGGCGCAGGGGGCAGGCAGGCAGCGTCAACCCATTCGCCATGAGGGATATCGGGTACGGGTTGGCGGACCGTCATGGAGCGTATGCTCCATTGCGCCGCCGGATTGGACACGTTATCTGGCGTGCATCGCGTCAAGCGCACAGCGTTACGGTCGTTGAACGCCGGCAGCCCGCCGACGGCTGCGGCGCGCAACGATCAGCCGCGCCCCCGCTCAGGCTTCGACCAGCCCTTCGCGGATCGCGAAACGCGTCAGCGCCACGCGGTCGTGGATGTCCAGCTTGGCCATCATGTTCGCGCAGTGTCGATTGACCGTGCGCTCGCTGAGGTGGGTGACTTCCGCAATCTCTTTCTTCGACAGGCCGCGCGCCAGGTGACGCAGAACTTCCGTCTCGCGCTCCGTCAGCATCGTGGCCCGCGTCCGCGCTTGCTCGGCCAGTTGGACCCCGTCCGGCGCGAACACCAGGCGTGCCCGGACCACCGGCGAGAAGTACGCGCCGCTGGTCGCGACCGTCCTGATCGCGCCGAGCAATGTGGCCGCCGGTTCGGACTTGGCGACATACCCCGCCGCCCCGACGGCCAGCGCCTGCTCGATGTAGCGGTCCTGCGTGTGTCCGCTGACGAAGAGAATCCGCGCGTCCGGGCAGCGCGCGCGGAGCACGCGGGCCGCCTCGAAGGCCTGGCGGCCCGGCATGTCTACGTCCATCAGCACGACGCGCGGCTGCTTTTCGGTTGCCAGCGTCACAGCTTCGTCCGCGTGCGCCGCGCAGCCGACGATTTCCAGGTCCGGCGCCGTGCGGAGCCAAAGCGCTAGTGTTTCGCGCACCAGCGCCTGGTCGTCTACCACCAGCACGGTCGTGCGCACGCTCACGGCAGCGCTTCCTCGCGGTTCGCGGCGTCGAGCAGCGCCGTCGCCAGCCGCCCGAGTTCCGCCATCTGAAAGGGCTTGCGCAGCAGAATCGTGTCCCCGTGCAGCTCATCCTCGAGGCCTGTGTGCACCGTTCCAGTGACCACGATCGCAGGCGTCTGGTTGCCGGCCCGGCGCAGCTCGGCGAGACACTCCAGTCCGCTGCGCTTGGGGATGTCCACGTCCACGATCAGCAGCCGCACCGCCGCCCCGTACCGTCCCACCGCCTCCAGCAGCGCGGGGCCGTCACCAACCGAGCGCACCGTGTAGCCCTGGCTCCGCAGCTCCGCCACCAGAATCTCGCGGGCCAGTTGGTTGTCTTCCGCCAGCAGCACCAGCTCGCCCCGGCCGCGCGGCGGCGCGGCGGCCGCCGGTCGCGCGGCCGACGCCGCTGCGCTGGCGATGCGCGGCAGCCACACCCGGAAGGTCGTCCCCGCCCCGACGGCCGAGTCGACCGCGATCGCGCCACCATGATCCTGAACAATCCCGTGCACGATCGCGAGCCCCAGCCCGGTGCCCTGCCCGCGCTCCTTGGTCGTGAAGAACGGCTCGAAGATTCGTGACTGGATCTCAGCCGGGATGCCCGTGCCGGTGTCGCTCACGGCCAATTGGACAAACCCGTGCGCCGGGCTCATCGCCCGCAGGTCCGGCGCCACCTGCGCGGGCTCCGCCGACCCGAGCGCGATGCGCAGCGTGCCGCCCTCCGGCATCGCATCCCGCGCGTTGATCGCCAGGTTCAGGAGCACTTGCTGAATCTGCGTCGCATCGGCATTGACCCACACCGGGGCCTTGCGGTTTGTCTCGACCACCAGCTCGATCGCAGTCGGCAGCACGCGCCGCAGCAGACGCGCGGCGCCCTCCACCAAAACCCCGAGTTCCACGGGGCGTTTCTCCGTCGGCAGCTTGTGGCTGAACGTCAGCAGCGAGCGCGTCACGCCGGCGGCCTGGTCGACCGCGCGCTCCATGGCGTCCAGCGCCGGCGACGGGTCACCCCCCTCCGGCAGCGTACGTTTGAGCTGATCGATGCTGCCCAGAATCACGGTCAGCAGGTTGTTGAAGTCGTGCGCCACGCCGCCGGCGAGCTGGCCGATGGCCTCCATCTTCTGGGCCTGGTGCAGTTGCTCGCGCAGGGCAGCGTGCTCCTCCTCCGCCCGCTTGCGTTCCGTCACGTCGCGGGCCACCGAGATCAACTCGCGAATCACGCCGCAGGCCGGATCGCGGATGGCCCGCGCCACGGTCTCCAGCCAGACATACGCGCCGTCCTTGCGCCGACAGCGATAGGTGGTCACGCCGATCCCCTCCGGTCCCATGATCTGCTCGAGCGCGCGCCGCAGCGCGGGAAGGTCGTCCGGGTGCGCCACATCAAACGGCGTGCGACCGATCAGTTCGTCCGGCTCGCATCCCAGCAGCGCGCGGCACGCGGGCGAGACGTACAGCGCACTGCCGTCCGGCGCGTGCCGCGCAATCATGTCGGTGGCGTTCTCCGCCAGCAGCCGGTAGCCGGCCTCGCTTTCGCGCAGCGCCGCCTGGGCGCGTTCGCGCTCGGTAACGTCGTCCGTCACGATGACTACTTCGTGCGCGGGCAGGCGGTAGACGTAGCTCTCGGTGGACAGCGTGACCCGGCCGGCCGACCGCCGGGTGTGTGCGTGAAATTCAGGCAACCCCGTGCGCCAGACCCGCTGGAGCACCTCAAGCAGGCCACCGTCCCGGAACGCCGCGAAGACATCCAGAAAGCTCCGGTTGAGCGCGGTCGCGCGGTTGACGCCGGTCAGCTGCTCGGCGGCGTGGTTCAAATCCTTGAGGATGAAATCCGCGCCCTCGTCGGTCGCCACACCGACCACGACGCCGCTGCTCATGTTGTTGAACAGCTCGCGAAAACGTATCTCGCTGGCGCGCAGTTCTTCCGCAGCCCCGTGCCGGCGACGCTCGAACTGGTAGCTCTGCCAGATGACGAACGCGGAGAGCAGGGTCACTGCGCCGAGAATCAGCGCGGCCGCCAGGCCCAGCTTGCGCGACAGGGCCCCGATCTCCGCGGCCACGTCGTCCATGTACATGCCCGTGCCGACGATCCAGCCCCACGGCTCAAACCCCTCCACGTACGAGAGCTTGGGCGCCACCTTCCCGGGCGCGTCCTTCCACTGCCAGAGGTAGCGGACGTACCCGCTGCCGTCGCGGCGGACGATCTGGGCGAATTCATAGAACAGACGCGTGCCGCCCGGGTCGGCGTAATTGGTGAGATCCTGACCATCCAGCTCCGGCAGGTACGGATGCATGATCATGTAAGGGCGCAGGTCGGAAATCCAGAAGTAGTCCTTGCGGTCAGGGCCATAGCGGAGCCCGCGGACATGCGCGATCGCCGCCGCCTGGGCCTCGTCCAGCGTGAGCTCGCCCAGCGTGACGCGCTCGTGAAACCGGGACAGCGCGGCGTGGACCGTCTGGGTCAGGGCCCGGATCATCTCCTTCTTGCGGGCCAGCAGACCCTGCTCGAACGCCGGCAGGATGATCACGTAGATCGCGACGGAATAGAGCGCCAAGCAGAGCGCGGATGGCAGCACCACCCGCACAGCGAGCACCGTCCACAGGCGCCGAGCAGTGCGCTCGTACACTTCCGAACTCCCGACGGCCACCGCGGCGGGTCGCCGACCCGCCCGCCAACCGGGAGCATGCCAGGCTCCCGGCTGCTCAGCAGCACCGGCCAGACGTGTTCCGGACTGCGAACCTGCCCAGCTCTGCCGGCCACTTCCGCGCCAGGCGGTTGCGCGCGGCTCGCCTCCGGAGGCGCATAATATCCAGATCCGCTAGGGCCGGCCAAGCTGCACAGGCCTGCGCTCCGACCGCGGTTTCGCCACCCATTGGATCGGTCGAGTGGGCAGCCCGATCGGAGCGCGACACGCAGCCTGGGATTCCCCCTCCCACGAGCGCGCGGCGCGCCCGCAACTGCTTACCAGGAAAGATGTTAATCCGATCAGTGGCGATGAGGGTGCTGGGACTCGAACCCAGGACCCACGGCTTAAAAGGCCGTTGCTCTACCGACTGAGCTACACCCTCGCCTCGGGCATACACCTCGTAAGTCACTGCGTACGAGGGGATTATACAGGTTCATCCAAGCGGACAACGACGGACTCGTGCCGTCCACCTTCACATCCGCGCGGCGGCCAGCCGACCGCCAGCAAACCCGGATTGTACCACGGATTTTGCCGCGCGGACGAGTGCATGCGCACGGATTCAGCCGCCCGGACATTTTGCCAGCCTCTATTGCCCGGGTGGACGCACGCTGCTCCTGGCCGCCACGGCGGCGAGGGCATCCCGCACGTTGGCCTGCAGTGTCGCCACTGCCTCATGCCGCGCCTCGCGCGCGGTACGGTCACTGGCAATGTCGACGGCACCGGGCAGCACGTGCTCCTTGCGCTTGGCCTCCCCCTCGGCCGTCGCCAGGATGACACCCGAGCGTGTGTCAACCAACACCGCCTGGCAGGCCGCGTAGTGACCGACCGTGTGGCCGGGCACGCAAAAGAGGCCGACAATCGTCCAGTAGGCCATCGCGAGGTCGTTGTACCCACTCTGCGCGTCGTCGTCTTGCATGTAAACGAGCAGCACCGGTGCGTGCAGCAGCGCCGCCGCGTCGCGCAGCGATTTGAGCGTCGGCCGGCCCGGAGCAAGCAGCGTGCCGATGAACTGCACCTGGTCCACGATCGCCGGCGTCGCCTGGGTGCCGTCCGCGACCAGCCGGCGCCAGCCGGCGGCCTCGTCACCGCCCGGCACCTCGAGCGCCGGCGCGTACTCGTTGGACCGCGCAAAGCGCGCATAACCCGGCGGCGCCACGAGCCTGGCAATCGCCACCGCGGTCGGGAACGTCGGACGTGCCTCGGCCTGCAGGTACGTCTCGATGGCCTGATCCGTCAGCCCCTGCAGCTCGGGTGAGAGCGCGCTGAGCCGCACGCCCGGTTTCACGACGGCGTGATACGGCTGGGCACAGCCGCCGAGCGTACCCAATAGTGCGGCCAAGAGAGTTATGCAGAGCGATATCCATTTCGACATGACCGCACCTCAGTTCTTGAAACTCGAAATGCCGCCGCGGCCGACGCCGCCCGTTGTTCAGACCGCCGACGCGGAGGCCACGTTAGGCGCGGGCAGACTGCTACGCGAGATTCGCAGTAGCAACTGTGCCGCGGCGCCTCTTTGCCGCCGGCCGAGTCGGGTTAATTCGACGCCGGCGATGCCTGAACGTCGCGTCCCGGCGTGAAAGCCGGCGGTTCCGGCTCGATAATGAGTTGCATCCCCGGCGCTAGCGGCCGCGTCTGAGATGCTGGGAGCACGATGCCGCCGGCCTCGCCACCGCCGGTCGCCAGCAGCAGTGCAACGCCCACGGTTCGGCCCGCCGCACGCACGGTCAGCGGCGTCCCCGGCGGCGGCGCGGCGCTCGTCAAGCGGGCCGTGAACAAGGAATCGCCCCTGACCTGCTGGACAGACCCGACGACGACCGGCGGCGATGGCGGCCGCCCCACCCGCAACTCGTCGCCGACGCGGAGCTCGAACGCCGGCGTGACCTCGGACTCTGGCGGGCTGACCGCCGCGTAGCTGCGCTGCACCATCCGCACCACGGCCCGCCCGATTTCCGCTCCGTGGCGATACACCGCCAGGACATCGCCGGCCGCGAGTTGATCCGCTTCGCCGGCCGTGATGAGCGCGCCGGCGGGTGCCAGGTCGAAGACCCGCGCGACGAAGCGCCGCGCGTCGATATCCGCCTGTGTGCGAATCACGACGTCATCGCCCACGGACAGCCGCGCCGGCGCGATCCCCAGCGTGGGTGCGCTCGACGGCATGGGCGGCGTCGCCGGTGTAGTCGCCCGCGAGCTCGCACCCGCAACAGCGCCCGACTGCTCCGTGACCTCCACCGCCGTGGGCAGCAGACGGGCATACCAGAAGCGCTCGTCGCGCTGCTCCACCAGTCCATGACCGACGTACCGGCCGCCGCGATAGAACTCCACGTGCGGCTCAGGCGGGCAAGCGGCGCCGACCGGTGCCGCGATCCACACCCGCGTCCCGCTGCCCCGCTCCTCCAAAAACGCCACCGCGGAGGTGGCTTGGCCGCTGCGGCGCTGCCCAGGGCCCGGCCACAAGGCCACCACGCGGTCCGGCGCCAGCGCCGTGTCGCGCGCCAACTGCGTCACGCCGCAAAAGCACACGTCCGCCGCAACGTGGCGCACGTCAAAACTCGCGGCCGGCTGGCCGCCCACGCGCAGCCACCAGTGATCGCCGACCCGTACGCCCTGGTTCGACCCCGCACGCACCCACACGGACGCGCCGCCCGGTCCGACCGCGTCGATTTCCGCCTGCAACACGGCGGATGCGGGCCAGTGCTCGACCAGCGTGGCCAGCAGGTCGGGCGGAAGTATCCAGCCGCGCCAGCCGCGCAGGTCTCCCGGCAGCACCACCCCGGCTGGGACCGCGAAGGTCGGCCCATCCTGCGCAGCCTCGATCGAGCTCGCCACGGCCCGGGGGTGGATGTGCTCGGCAAGCACCAGCTCCGCTCCGGCCGGGAGGGTTGCATCCGCGGGCGGCCTCACGCGCACCTGTCCGGGCTGTCCGCCGGGGGTCAGCGCGACCTCGTAAGGCCGGTCCCCACCCAACACCGACGCCCCGATGAGCGGCAGTAGCAGTGCTGGAGCAATTCTCATGGAATTCGTTGCACGGGCCACCCGCGGGCCAATCTGATCGACCGTTGAACGGGCGGTATCTTATTGAAGCACAGAGTGGTCGTCGACCAGCCAGCGGCCAGCGCCGGCGCCGGCTACAAAACACCCGAGGCGGCCGACTCATCGTCGGCCGCCTCGGATGCCAGAGGAGGAGGAGAAGCGTCACTTTTGGAATGTCTTCACTCTTATTTACGCCTGAACCGGCGAAAGGTTCACGCCACACGCGCGAATTTCGCGGCGCGATAATGTCGAGCGTGCGGCGCGACGCTCAGCAGGCTGCGCAGAAGGCGCTTCCGGGAGCGGTCACAGACTGAGGTTCCCCAGGGGCGCGTCGCGGAGCCGCCGTCGCCGCGCACAAAAGGGGGTGGACATGGTCCGGTCGCCTGCGGTATAGTGCAACCGTGCGAGGCGGGACGACCGGCGCAGGGCGCGCTGGATTGCCCACGATCGCAAGTGCGGGCTCAGTGAGAGTTTGTGCCCCGGAGTCCGGGTGGGTGCAACGTCAGCCGGTCTGGCACTGCGCGGGTTAGCGCGCACGGGCTGGCACGGGTGACAGACCGCCAGAAGAGCCACCGGCCGCATCGGCATTGGGGCCGGGTCCGGACGATCGGGTCGTGAAGGCGCGGCAAAAGGGGCACCGGGGACTGGTTGCCCGCGGCTGGGAGGACGTATGACTCTGGGAATTTACAACCTGCATAACCACACGCCGTTTTCTGACGGAGCTTACACGGTCGACGAGCTCTGCCAGGCGCACCTGGACTGCAAGGCGCTGAAGGGGCACGACGTGCTGGGCATCGGCATCGCCGATCATCTGTTCTGCACGCCGTCGTCGCGCGAGGTCCACAACGAGAAGGAATTCGACCGCCTGTTCGCCAAGGAGACGCGCAACTACATCGCGATGGTCAGGGAGGCCCGGCAGCGCTGGGCCGGCCGGATGCAGATCTACTGCGGCGCCGAGATCAACTGGCCGCTGAACAAGGGGCTGGTCGACAGCGTCCGGGCCATGCTCACCGGCATCGACTACGTGCTGGTGGAGTACGTGGACTGGGCCGGGCTGACGCAGCTCGCCAACCAGGCGCGCCGCTGGCCATGCCCGGTGATCCTGGCGCACACCGACATCGCGGCGCAGTTCCCGAACACGTCGATGGACCAGGTCGTCCGCACCCTGGCGAACGCCCGTATCATCTACGAGCTGAATTCCAAGCTGCTGCCCCTCGCCAACCACGAACGCTGGTTCCGGGTGCTGCCGAATCACCGCGTCCAGGTGGCAATCGGCACCGACACCCACGACGACCTGACGTGCCTGAACGACTTGCCCGAGATGTTCAAGTTCGTGCTGAAGTTCGGGCTGGGCGAGAAGATCTTCGTCCCCACGATCCGCAGCGAGGAGCCGGTCGCGGTCGGCCAGTAGCCCCGCGCCCGCCGCGCCAGCAGATCACTCCCGGCCGTAATGCGCCCGCTTCCAGGCCCGTCGCGCCGCCTTGGCCTGCTGCTTGCGCGCACTGGCGGCGGCCAGCGCGGGCCACTCGGCCCGCCAAGCATCCGCCGCAGTGCCATAGCCCCCGTAGTACGTCTTCAGGAAACGTACGCAGTCGGTCCGCGTCACGCCCGGCAGACCGCCCAGGCTGACGTACAGCCGCGCGAGCGCCCGTTGCCGGCGGGGGCGAACACGCCAAAGCGCACGCCGGACGCCATCCAGATCGATCCACAAGAGCTTGGGCGCGTCGTGTGGCACGACCAGGATGTTGCTCGCCTTGCAGTCGCGGTGCTCGAAGCCGCGCTCGTGGAAGACCCGCACGTGCCACGCGAGCAGCTCGGCGAGCGTATTCTTGAGTTGCCGCCATTCCGCCGGCGTGCGGCGCCCGTACTCCGCGCGCAGGTGCGATTCCAGATCGACGGCACCCGGGAGCGCCTCGGTGATCAGCAGGCTGTCACGCACCAGTGGCCCCCACCGGCGTTCCAGCATGGCCAACGGCCGGGCCGTTGCGATATCGCGGTGCAAGAGCGCGTGGCCGATCGCCCAGCCGCGCCGCCCGCGCGACGGCGGCCAGAGCTGCGCGAACCAGCGCCACGCATTGCGGGCCCGCGGGCGCTTGATGATCACGGCCAGCGCCTCGCCCTCGTGCGGCAGCACGGCGCGGCACACCTGCGCGGAATGCGAGTTCTTGCACGCTGTGCTGTTGGCCGCGGAGAACCATCGCAGCGGCTGCTGCAGGCACTGACTCCACCAGCGCGGCGCGAACACCAGTTGCGACGCACGCGATTCGTCGCTCGCGTGCTTGCAGGCCGTCACGGCCACGCCACGCCAGCCGCCCGGCAGTCGCAGTCGCGTGAAGTAGCGCCCCGTCCGCGCGCTGCGCCGGTCACGCTGCGCGCCCAGCCGCCAGGCATGCCGGCGGGCCGCCGCATCCAACGCCGCCACCAGGCCGGCAAAACCCAGCCCCAGCGCGCGCCCGTGCTCGAACGCCGTTTCATATTCATTCCGCCAGCGCAGGTAGGCGCGCAGGAAGCGCAGCCGGTCCGCCACCGAGCTATTCCGCCGAAACCACTGGTTGAGCTGCGCGAGGTTGCGGACGACCGCGCCGTCGCTGAGCGGCACGTCCCGCCGCGCACTCTGCAGGTCCACGAAGACCGTGCGGTAGGTACGCGGCCCCACCGGCTGCACGAGGATGTTGGCCGCGTGCATGTCCAGGTGCTCGAACCCGGCCTGGTGCGCGCGGGCGATCATCTCGGCCAGCAGCTCGCAGAGCTGCGCCACGTCGCGCCGCCGCCGCCGGACGTCATCGTCCGACTGGAGCTGGAGCCAGAAGTCGTTGAGTGGCTGTGCCGGCTCGATCCCGGCACTGACCAGCACGGCGCACGCCCGACCGTCGCGCGCCAGCCGCTCGGCGTATGCGACCGGGCGAACCGCCGCCAGGCCGGCCCGCCGCGCAAACACGCCGCCTTCCCACTCCGCGCGGCACGCCGGCTCGCGCAGCAGGCTCCGCACCCGCTGTTGCCACGAATCGTTGAAGTAGTATTTCACATAGTACGGCGTGGCCTGCAGGACCGCGCGCCAGACTTCGCGCCGCGCGTTCTGCTTGACCCGTTGCCAGCCCTGCGCCAGGGGCTGGGCCCACGCGCCCGCCGGCACAGCCGTGAGCAGTTCCTGCACCCCGGGACTGTACGTCCAGGCGATGCCGTGGAAGTCCCCCGTGCGGCTCTCGGCGCTGGCCGCGGGTGCAAAGGCCTCCGGGGCAGCGCTCCCGGACACAGCGCCGGCGTCAGCCGTGGCGACCGCCGGTGACCAGGTTGACGGAGTGAGATTGATCGTGCCCATGCCTGCGACAGCACCGCCGGCCCCCGCCGTGCGTCTCCATTACGCCACCCAGTGCCAGGATTCTACGAGACCTCCAAATGTCTTCTCAAGTGAAGAGCATACGCGGCAGCGCCCGGGCTGAAAACCCCCTGCCCCGCCGTCCGCCCGGCCATCCGGGCTCCACTAGCGCCGGCGCCGGTATTCCTTGCCCGGCACGAGTTCGTACTCCAGCTCCGCGTGCGCGTCGTCGTACGCCTCGATCAGCCCCAGCGGCCAGTAGTCCTCCTGCACGAGCACCCGGCGAAACGCACCATCCGGAGGCAACGACCGCAGCAGCACGCTGCACGTGCCCGGCCCGAGCGTCACCGAGGTCTCCACGAGCGCAACCGGGACCTGGTTCCGCGCCACCCAGCCGTTGATGATCGACTCCACCGGCGGCGGCACGAACGCGTCGCCGGGCGTGAACGACCAGCGGTGCCGCGCCCCGTCACTGGTCAGAATCTGGCGCGTCACCGCCCCGGTCGGCTGCCCCCGTTGCTCGACCACCTGCACCGGCTCCTGCGCGATGAAAAAGTCGCCTTGCCAGCGATAGGCCCCCGCCCGGCCGTCGACGGTCCACGTCACGCGCTCCTCGCGCAACTGACCCATGCGGCGCCACAGGCCGCCTTCGTAGCCGCGCTCCGGGCGGCCCTGCGCCGCCGCGCGCTGCACGATAACGACCTCGTTGGAATTCAGTCTTTGATACACCGCCTCGCGGGCCTCGCGTCCCCACCGCGCCGTCGGGCCCGCCTGGCGCAGGTCTGCCGCCAACTGCGCCCCCGCCGCGCGGGCCACCTCCAGCTCCACCGGCCCATCGTCGACGATCTGCAGCGCCGCCGCCATCCGCCCCGCCACCCGGTCGGCCTCGGCCGCATTGGCGGCGTCGGTGAACACCAGCAACACGACCACCCGTGCCGGCGAGATTCGTACAACCCGCGCGGACGGCACCAGGATGTCGCTCTCGCCGAGGTCCGGGTGCCGCAGCGCCACAACCTGGCCGCCGGCGGCATGGGCTTCCTCGTGCAGCAGGCTCGCCGCGTCCCAGCGCAACCAGAACCGCGCCGCAAGGTCGCCCAGGAGATCCCCCGGCGTGCGGTCCGGCACCAGCCACGTGCGCAAAACCGCGATCGACCAGGCCGGCCCCTGCTCCGCCGCGGCGGAGATGAACACTCCGCGCACCTCGGGAAAGTCCGTGCCCACCACCTGCCAGCCGCGCTCGAGCGGCAGCTTCAGACCGGCGTCGGCCAGAAACTCCTCCGCCGGCCGGTTGAGCGTCGGATCGTCGATGCGCAGCGTCTGGCAGACATCGTCGAGCATCTCGACGTCGGCCGGCCGCAGGTCGACCAGCGGCTCGTATTGCACCTTGATCACGTGGCCGCGTGGCAGGCAGGTGAAGCGTGTGATCATCTCGCCGCGCAGCCGCGTGCGGCCCATGAGCATCGGCACGATCTGGTGCACCTGCACCGCGGGGTACGGACCCAGTCGCACGCGCTCCGCCTGGGCCACGGTGCCCCGGCTGCCCAGCACGTCGGCCGCCAGCAGTTGCACCACGGTCTGGAAGGTCGGGAGGCGCGTGTACTCGAACTGAATGCGGCGCTCGAACGCGCGCTGGTCACGCCGGCCGCGCCGGGCGCTGGGCAGGATGAACGCCCGCGGGTCGCGCGGATCACGCACCCAGCCGCGGGGCGGCTGGACGCGCAGCGGCGTATCACCGACGGCCTGCTCGGGCCCCAGCGCGTGCCGCGTGTGCACCTGCCACCACGCCAGACCGAGTGCACCCGCCAGCAGGCCGGCCGTGACGATCGGCAGGAGCCGTGGCCGACCCGCCTTCGCGCCGCTGTAAACCTCGAACTGCATCGGCGGGCATCATACGCGGGCGGCGACGGGGAGCAAACGGCGCGGCAGCAAGGCTGAAGGCAGAAGTGTGAGGTCAGAAGTGAGCGGGGCGAGGCCGCAAGAGAGGGCGCGGCTCCTGCCGAGCGACGGCGTGAAGCGCGAAGTCACAACTATGAAGCCAGAATTCGGAAGTCGGCGGTCCGGCGCAAGCGACGTTCGCGCCATGTTGGCACCGGCTGAAGCGCCGCAGCGCGCAGAACCCGAAGCGGCAGCGCCAGGCCAGCGCAGCGCGTGGAACCCCTGGAGCGCCTTGTGGATCGTGATCAGCGGAGCACGAAGCGACAAGGTGGAGCCGGACAAATAATGGCAACTGATGTCAACATGCGCCCACGGGCTATCGCTGTCCTCGAATCGGATAGCGCGCAAGTAGCCGCTCAAGTTCGGAGCAAAGCGCGGGCAAATACGACTGGTCGATCTCAAATCGAAAGCGGTGCTTCTGCATCATGTGGTTAGGGGTAAGATCAACTACAAGTTCGCCGTTCCCCTGCGTAAGTGACAATGACACGCTGAGGTTGGGTTCTGTGCACTCAAGTGTGGCGATTCCGTTGAGTGACGAGTGGGCCGCGCGCAGTTCGTGCAACCATTGCTCCAACTCCCCCAGATGGAGAATCGGACCTGTGGTCTCGACGACCGCCCCGTGGGCTTCACACAGTGCGCGAACCAAGAGCCAGTTACCGTCCCAGTAGTCGTCCGACGAGTCAAACTCGCGGCT encodes the following:
- a CDS encoding cache domain-containing protein, with the translated sequence MYERTARRLWTVLAVRVVLPSALCLALYSVAIYVIILPAFEQGLLARKKEMIRALTQTVHAALSRFHERVTLGELTLDEAQAAAIAHVRGLRYGPDRKDYFWISDLRPYMIMHPYLPELDGQDLTNYADPGGTRLFYEFAQIVRRDGSGYVRYLWQWKDAPGKVAPKLSYVEGFEPWGWIVGTGMYMDDVAAEIGALSRKLGLAAALILGAVTLLSAFVIWQSYQFERRRHGAAEELRASEIRFRELFNNMSSGVVVGVATDEGADFILKDLNHAAEQLTGVNRATALNRSFLDVFAAFRDGGLLEVLQRVWRTGLPEFHAHTRRSAGRVTLSTESYVYRLPAHEVVIVTDDVTERERAQAALRESEAGYRLLAENATDMIARHAPDGSALYVSPACRALLGCEPDELIGRTPFDVAHPDDLPALRRALEQIMGPEGIGVTTYRCRRKDGAYVWLETVARAIRDPACGVIRELISVARDVTERKRAEEEHAALREQLHQAQKMEAIGQLAGGVAHDFNNLLTVILGSIDQLKRTLPEGGDPSPALDAMERAVDQAAGVTRSLLTFSHKLPTEKRPVELGVLVEGAARLLRRVLPTAIELVVETNRKAPVWVNADATQIQQVLLNLAINARDAMPEGGTLRIALGSAEPAQVAPDLRAMSPAHGFVQLAVSDTGTGIPAEIQSRIFEPFFTTKERGQGTGLGLAIVHGIVQDHGGAIAVDSAVGAGTTFRVWLPRIASAAASAARPAAAAPPRGRGELVLLAEDNQLAREILVAELRSQGYTVRSVGDGPALLEAVGRYGAAVRLLIVDVDIPKRSGLECLAELRRAGNQTPAIVVTGTVHTGLEDELHGDTILLRKPFQMAELGRLATALLDAANREEALP
- a CDS encoding response regulator transcription factor; this translates as MSVRTTVLVVDDQALVRETLALWLRTAPDLEIVGCAAHADEAVTLATEKQPRVVLMDVDMPGRQAFEAARVLRARCPDARILFVSGHTQDRYIEQALAVGAAGYVAKSEPAATLLGAIRTVATSGAYFSPVVRARLVFAPDGVQLAEQARTRATMLTERETEVLRHLARGLSKKEIAEVTHLSERTVNRHCANMMAKLDIHDRVALTRFAIREGLVEA